Proteins encoded together in one Ictidomys tridecemlineatus isolate mIctTri1 chromosome 3, mIctTri1.hap1, whole genome shotgun sequence window:
- the LOC101969275 gene encoding tubulin gamma-1 chain, giving the protein MPREIITLQLGQCGNQIGFEFWKQLCAEHGISPEGIVEEFATEGTDRKDVFFYQADDEHYIPRAVLLDLEPRVIHSILNSSYAKLYNPENIYLSEHGGGAGNNWASGFSQGEKIHEDIFDIIDREADGSDSLEGFVLCHSIAGGTGSGLGSYLLERLNDRYPKKLVQTYSVFPNQDEMSDVVVQPYNSLLTLKRLTQNADCVVVLDNTALNLIATDRLHIQNPSFSQINQLVSTIMSASTTTLRYPGYMNNDLIGLIASLIPTPRLHFLMTGYTPLTTDQSVASVRKTTVLDVMRRLLQPKNVMVSTGRDRQTNHCYIAILNIIQGEVDPTQVHKSLQRIRERKLANFIPWGPASIQVALSRKSPYLPSAHRVSGLMMANHTSISSLFERTCRQFDKLRKREAFMEQFRKEDIFKDNFDEMDTSREIVQQLIDEYHAATRPDYISWGTQEQ; this is encoded by the exons ATGCCGAGGGAAATCATCACCCTACAGTTGGGCCAGTGCGGCAATCAGA TTGGGTTCGAGTTCTGGAAACAACTATGCGCCGAGCATGGTATCAGTCCTGAGGGCATCGTGGAAGAGTTCGCCACCGAAGGCACTGACCGCAAGGACGTCTTTTTCTACCAG GCAGATGATGAACATTACATCCCGCGAGCAGTGCTGCTGGATCTGGAGCCCCGGGTGATCCATTCCATCCTCAACTCCTCCTATGCCAAGCTTTACAACCCAGAGAACATCTACCTATCGGAGCATGGAGGAGGAGCTGGCAACAACTGGGCGAGTGGATTCTCCCAG GGAGAGAAGATTCATGAGGACATTTTTGACATCATAGACCGGGAGGCAGATGGCAGTGACAGTCTAGAG GGCTTTGTGCTTTGTCACTCCATTGCTGGGGGGACAGGCTCTGGCCTGGGCTCTTACCTCTTAGAGCGACTGAATGACAG GTACCCCAAGAAGTTGGTGCAGACATACTCAGTGTTCCCCAACCAGGATGAAATGAGTGATGTGGTGGTCCAGCCATACAACTCACTTCTCACGCTCAAGAGGCTGACCCAGAACGCAGACTGCGTG GTGGTGCTAGACAATACAGCCTTGAACCTGATTGCCACAGACCGCCTCCACATCCAGAACCCATCCTTCTCCCAGATCAACCAGCTG GTGTCCACCATCATGTCGGCCAGCACCACCACCCTGCGCTACCCCGGCTACATGAACAACGACCTCATCGGCCTCATCGCCTCTCTCATTCCCACACCACGGCTCCACTTCCTCATGACCGGTTACACCCCCCTCACTACAGACCAGTCA GTGGCCAGCGTGAGGAAGACCACAGTCCTGGATGTCATGAGGCGGCTGCTGCAGCCCAAGAACGTGATGGTGTCCACAGGCCGGGACCGCCAGACCAACCACTGCTACATCGCCATCCTCAACATCATCCAGGGAGAGGTGGACCCCACCCAG GTCCACAAGAGCCTGCAGAGGATCCGTGAACGGAAGTTGGCCAACTTCATCCCCTGGGGCCCAGCCAGCATCCAGGTGGCCCTGTCGAGGAAGTCTCCCTACCTGCCCTCAGCCCACCGGGTCAGTGGGCTCATGATGGCCAACCACACCAGTATCTCCTCG CTCTTTGAGCGGACCTGTCGCCAGTTTGACAAACTGCGGAAGCGGGAGGCCTTCATGGAGCAGTTCCGCAAAGAGGACATCTTCAAGGACAACTTTGATGAGATGGACACGTCCAGAGAAATAGTGCAGCAGCTCATCGATGAGTACCATGCAGCCACACGGCCAGACTATATCTCCTGGGGTACCCAGGAACAATGA